Proteins encoded in a region of the Zea mays cultivar B73 chromosome 4, Zm-B73-REFERENCE-NAM-5.0, whole genome shotgun sequence genome:
- the LOC103655336 gene encoding alkane hydroxylase MAH1, which translates to MALPIFLYLFISTLALTVSSYLYIRSRGSSDNSLLRKNWPIARILPFLANLRNFHDYLTAILAASGCNSSVQVGLTSRPFILTSDPSNVQHMFTTNHANYVKGEIFPEIFDIVSDTILTVDGEAWRQQRAKGKTMLCSQKMTSWVASCCHGKVAKGLLPFLARMASTRAPFNMQELMGRLVFDQTATLVFGVDPGCLSLLDEMPSMRVADAMDTVMEVAFFRQIVFNHLWKLMRWLNISFEWKLAAAHVVLHAFVTEMVEKRNFARHHHQDIDGDKVTCVDVLSYYITDPECRSDGNLLRKMLLVYMIGGRDTVGTALPWVFYNLAKNPGVVSSIRKELAPLASRKGGTTVVSTDDAGNQMVVFESEETKPLVYLQATLFESLRLYPPAPVEGKAVVNDDVLPSGHQVRRGEVILISIYAMGRMESVWGKDCHEFRPERWLSEDGTKLQYVPSCKFLAFNSGPRLCLGKDIAIMEMKTIVAAVVWNFDVEVLEGQSVKPKLSFLLQMENGLMVTVKKREECSKL; encoded by the coding sequence ATGGCGTTGCCCATCTTCCTATATCTATTCATCTCCACACTAGCCCTAACTGTATCATCCTACTTGTACATCAGGTCAAGAGGATCATCAGACAACTCCTTGCTCCGCAAAAACTGGCCAATAGCTAGAATACTCCCCTTCTTGGCCAATCTCCGCAACTTCCACGACTACCTCACTGCCATTCTTGCCGCATCAGGGTGCAACTCCTCAGTGCAAGTTGGGCTAACGAGCAGGCCATTCATCCTGACAAGTGACCCATCGAATGTCCAGCACATGTTCACCACGAACCATGCCAACTACGTAAAGGGAGAGATATTCCCTGAAATCTTCGACATCGTGAGCGACACGATCTTGACCGTCGACGGTGAGGCCTGGCGGCAGCAGAGAGCGAAGGGTAAGACCATGCTATGCAGCCAGAAGATGACTTCGTGGGTGGCTTCGTGTTGCCACGGCAAAGTGGCGAAGGGCCTCCTCCCGTTCTTGGCCCGTATGGCGAGCACGCGAGCTCCGTTCAACATGCAGGAGCTGATGGGGAGGCTGGTGTTCGACCAGACTGCCACGCTAGTCTTTGGCGTGGACCCTGGGTGCCTGTCACTGCTGGACGAGATGCCGTCCATGCGTGTCGCGGATGCCATGGACACGGTGATGGAGGTGGCCTTCTTCCGTCAAATCGTCTTCAATCATCTCTGGAAGCTAATGAGATGGCTGAACATTAGTTTCGAGTGGAAGCTCGCAGCTGCGCATGTCGTGCTACATGCATTCGTCACGGAGATGGTGGAGAAGAGGAACTTTGCAAGGCATCACCACCAGGatattgatggtgacaaagtgacCTGCGTCGACGTTCTTTCTTACTACATCACTGACCCTGAGTGCCGCAGCGACGGCAACCTGCTGCGCAAGATGCTTCTAGTCTACATGATCGGCGGGCGGGATACTGTTGGCACGGCGCTTCCATGGGTCTTCTACAACCTTGCAAAGAACCCAGGCGTCGTCTCCAGCATCCGCAAGGAGCTAGCGCCTCTCGCCTCTCGCAAAGGTGGCACCACCGTCGTCTCCACTGATGATGCTGGCAACCAGATGGTCGTGTTCGAGTCAGAAGAGACGAAGCCTCTGGTCTACCTTCAGGCGACGTTGTTCGAGTCCCTGAGGCTGTACCCGCCGGCCCCAGTCGAGGGCAAGGCTGTGGTGAACGACGACGTCCTACCAAGCGGTCACCAGGTGCGGCGTGGTGAAGTCATCCTGATCTCCATCTACGCTATGGGTAGGATGGAGAGCGTGTGGGGCAAGGACTGCCATGAGTTCAGGCCCGAGAGGTGGCTCTCCGAGGATGGAACCAAGCTGCAGTATGTGCCGTCCTGCAAATTCTTGGCCTTTAACTCGGGCCCAAGATTGTGTCTAGGCAAGGACATTGCGATCATGGAGATGAAGACCATTGTTGCCGCCGTGGTGTGGAACTTCGATGTGGAGGTCTTGGAAGGGCAGAGCGTCAAGCCGAAGCTATCGTTCCTTTTGCAGATGGAGAACGGACTCATGGTTACCGTCAAGAAGAGAGAGGAATGCAGTAAGCTATGA